From one Aminivibrio sp. genomic stretch:
- the nusA gene encoding transcription termination factor NusA encodes MQLGRDFVRALAQITKERGLSQEVIASSLTAALISAYKKHQGGNQDVEVHIDTENGDISICEVKHIVADVVSPDTEISLADAQAMGFVDVAEGDFIRIEKNPENFGRIAAQTARQVIMQRLKDAERQIIFEEFSDRVGDLVTGVVFKSENDQVLIRLNDRTEAILPREERIVNEKYIPGERLKFYLLDVRQTTRGPRIVVSRTHPGLLRKLLELEVPEIQEGVIEIKNIVREAGARAKVAVQTLDMNVDPVGACVGNGGARIKSVSKELCGEKVDVIIWSSDPLQYIRNSLSPAKIVKIEPVLEQEKAVTVFSRPDQLSLAIGKAGQNVRLAARLTGWKIDINALEPERMPTLHDIFQDIIDDSGAE; translated from the coding sequence ATGCAGCTTGGGCGTGATTTCGTCCGCGCTTTGGCCCAGATCACGAAGGAGAGGGGACTGTCCCAGGAGGTTATCGCTTCCAGCCTGACCGCGGCCCTTATATCGGCATATAAAAAACACCAGGGCGGAAACCAGGATGTGGAAGTCCATATCGATACGGAGAACGGCGATATCTCCATCTGTGAAGTGAAGCACATCGTGGCGGACGTCGTGTCGCCGGATACGGAAATCTCCCTTGCCGATGCCCAGGCCATGGGATTCGTGGACGTGGCCGAGGGCGATTTTATCCGCATAGAGAAAAACCCCGAGAATTTCGGCAGAATTGCGGCCCAGACCGCCCGGCAGGTTATCATGCAGAGGCTGAAGGATGCCGAGCGGCAGATCATTTTCGAGGAGTTCTCCGACCGGGTGGGGGACCTCGTCACCGGTGTCGTCTTCAAATCGGAAAACGACCAGGTGCTCATCCGCCTCAACGACCGCACCGAAGCGATTCTTCCTAGGGAAGAGCGCATCGTGAACGAGAAGTATATCCCAGGCGAAAGGCTCAAGTTTTACCTTCTTGACGTGCGGCAGACCACCCGCGGACCGAGAATCGTTGTTTCCCGGACCCATCCCGGCCTGCTGAGAAAGCTTCTTGAGCTGGAAGTACCCGAGATCCAGGAAGGGGTTATCGAAATAAAGAACATCGTCCGCGAGGCCGGGGCGAGAGCCAAGGTGGCGGTCCAGACTCTCGACATGAACGTGGATCCCGTGGGAGCCTGCGTGGGGAACGGCGGGGCCAGGATCAAGTCCGTCAGCAAGGAGCTCTGCGGCGAAAAGGTGGACGTGATCATCTGGAGCAGCGATCCCCTCCAGTACATCCGGAACTCCCTTTCCCCCGCGAAGATCGTCAAGATCGAGCCCGTTCTCGAACAGGAAAAAGCCGTCACCGTTTTTTCGCGGCCTGACCAGCTTTCCCTCGCCATCGGGAAGGCGGGGCAGAACGTTCGCCTGGCCGCGAGGCTCACGGGATGGAAAATTGACATCAATGCCCTGGAACCGGAGAGAATGCCGACGCTCCACGATATTTTCCAGGACATCATCGACGACAGCGGCGCTGAATAG
- the rimP gene encoding ribosome maturation factor RimP produces MDEDRGKEKFGALRKIVEGLGYECVGVTLGNEEKRAILRVYIDSLGGILVKDCETVSRALNRFLDENEDYVRGQFYLEVSSPGIERPLFTLEDYRKFTGKKIRVRTRQEIGGQKRFTGILLGAEEDGTVLLRLETGRGADEDEAVRIPFETITKGNLVFEEQEKQDKRRSS; encoded by the coding sequence ATGGACGAAGACAGAGGGAAAGAGAAATTCGGTGCCCTGAGGAAAATAGTCGAGGGGCTCGGTTACGAATGTGTGGGCGTTACCCTCGGAAATGAAGAGAAACGGGCAATTCTGAGGGTCTACATTGATTCCCTCGGAGGCATTCTTGTCAAGGACTGCGAAACGGTCTCCAGGGCACTCAACCGCTTCCTGGACGAAAACGAGGACTATGTCCGGGGCCAGTTCTACCTGGAGGTGAGTTCCCCCGGGATCGAGCGGCCTCTCTTTACCCTTGAGGACTACCGGAAATTCACCGGAAAGAAAATCAGGGTCAGGACCAGGCAGGAAATCGGCGGACAGAAGCGATTTACCGGCATCCTCCTGGGCGCGGAGGAGGATGGGACGGTTCTTCTGCGGCTCGAGACAGGCAGAGGGGCGGATGAGGATGAAGCGGTCCGTATCCCCTTTGAAACAATAACAAAAGGCAATCTTGTATTTGAGGAACAGGAGAAGCAGGACAAAAGGAGGAGTTCATAA
- the guaB gene encoding IMP dehydrogenase — protein sequence MKFEKKFVSYEGFTFDDVLLEPGYSEVLPSEVSIRTRLTEGIVLNIPLCSSAMDTVTESRLAIAVAREGGIGIIHRNMSIEKQAREVDVVKRSESGVIVDPFFLHPEDSVSEAIGLMEHFHISGVPIVDEGKKLVGIITNRDLRFVTDFEQPISRVMTRENLITAPEGTTMADAQSILMKYKVEKLPIVDGNGTLKGLITIKDIQKAKDFPNAAKDEGGRLRVGAAVGVGTDLAERAAALVKSGVDVIVVDTAHGHSKKVLDSVRMLRASYPDLVLIGGNIATASAAEALIESGVDAVKVGVGPGSICTTRIIAGTGVPQLAAIYNVAQAAHRKGKTVIADGGIRFSGDIVKALAAGADSVMIGSLFAGTEESPGELIIYRGRSYKSYRGMGSLGAMKDGCSKDRYFQEGAGNDKLVPEGIEGLAPHKGALSGVVFQLAGGLRSGMGYVGAKDIPDLQEKAQFVRISAASVKENHPHDVVVTKEAPNYWVE from the coding sequence ATGAAATTTGAAAAAAAATTCGTTTCCTATGAAGGCTTCACGTTTGATGATGTCCTTCTTGAACCCGGTTACAGCGAAGTGCTTCCCTCCGAGGTCTCCATCAGGACCAGACTCACGGAAGGCATTGTGCTCAACATCCCTCTCTGCAGCTCCGCCATGGACACGGTGACTGAATCCCGTCTGGCCATCGCCGTCGCCCGGGAGGGCGGAATCGGGATCATTCACCGGAACATGTCCATAGAGAAGCAGGCCAGGGAAGTGGACGTGGTGAAGCGATCGGAATCGGGCGTCATCGTAGATCCTTTCTTCCTTCATCCCGAAGACAGTGTGAGCGAGGCCATCGGCTTGATGGAACATTTCCATATTTCCGGCGTCCCCATAGTGGACGAGGGCAAAAAACTCGTGGGCATCATCACCAACAGGGATCTTCGTTTCGTTACCGACTTTGAGCAGCCCATTTCCAGGGTGATGACCAGGGAAAACCTCATCACTGCCCCGGAAGGGACCACCATGGCGGATGCCCAGTCCATCCTCATGAAATACAAGGTGGAGAAGCTCCCCATCGTGGACGGGAACGGCACGCTGAAAGGTCTCATCACCATCAAAGACATCCAGAAGGCGAAGGACTTCCCCAATGCGGCTAAAGACGAAGGAGGAAGACTTCGGGTCGGAGCCGCCGTTGGTGTGGGGACAGACCTTGCTGAAAGAGCGGCCGCCCTTGTAAAGAGCGGGGTGGACGTCATCGTGGTCGATACGGCTCACGGCCATTCGAAAAAAGTTCTCGATTCCGTCAGGATGCTCCGGGCGTCGTATCCCGATCTTGTGCTCATCGGAGGAAACATTGCCACGGCATCGGCCGCGGAAGCCCTCATCGAGTCGGGAGTCGACGCCGTCAAGGTGGGTGTGGGCCCGGGAAGCATCTGTACCACCCGGATTATTGCCGGTACCGGCGTTCCCCAACTGGCGGCCATTTACAACGTGGCCCAGGCGGCCCACAGAAAAGGGAAGACGGTGATCGCCGACGGCGGCATCCGTTTTTCCGGCGACATTGTCAAAGCGCTCGCGGCGGGAGCTGATTCGGTCATGATCGGATCGCTGTTCGCCGGTACCGAGGAAAGCCCGGGAGAACTGATCATTTACAGGGGCCGCTCCTACAAGAGCTACAGGGGAATGGGCTCTCTCGGGGCAATGAAGGACGGCTGCAGCAAGGACAGATATTTTCAGGAAGGGGCAGGAAATGATAAACTTGTTCCGGAGGGAATAGAAGGTCTTGCCCCCCACAAGGGAGCCCTGTCCGGGGTAGTCTTCCAGCTCGCCGGCGGTCTGCGGTCGGGAATGGGCTACGTGGGTGCGAAAGATATTCCCGATCTTCAGGAAAAGGCACAGTTCGTGCGGATATCCGCAGCCTCGGTCAAGGAGAATCATCCCCATGACGTGGTGGTGACCAAGGAAGCACCGAACTACTGGGTCGAGTAG
- the ispF gene encoding 2-C-methyl-D-erythritol 2,4-cyclodiphosphate synthase, protein MEGFSLVVVVAGRGRRTGGSTPKQYRRLGGRMLWEWSALLAEKLFAGGVISDAVFVAPAGDEPLFSGKLSGYSFPFSVTSGGAERNDSVLNGLQCAKGEYVLVHDGARPFADEALCRRITASVTGRKGIVPLLPVTDALKKEEAGTLRPFPREGLFLTQTPQGFPREKLEQVLRSHGKGARDEGEAWIRAGHELGSVEGDRRNMKITWPEDFDLGESRFRRTFRTGIGYDIHPLVPGRRFVLGGVFFPDFPLGFQGHSDGDPLVHAFCDAILGGAGLGDIGTLYPASDRKYKNIQSLLLLEDAARRVLSAGWSLEWADCVVIAQEPRLSSRLQEMVKTMGNALPSGWKNRVHLKAKSGEGEGAVGNCCSVVCHVVATLSIRELERDVLPEKA, encoded by the coding sequence ATGGAAGGGTTTTCCCTGGTGGTGGTGGTTGCCGGCCGGGGCCGGCGGACCGGGGGGAGCACTCCCAAGCAGTACCGCAGGCTTGGAGGCCGCATGTTATGGGAATGGAGCGCTCTTCTCGCAGAAAAGCTCTTTGCGGGCGGTGTCATAAGCGATGCCGTCTTTGTCGCCCCGGCGGGGGATGAGCCCCTTTTTTCCGGAAAGCTTTCGGGGTATTCCTTCCCGTTTTCGGTGACTTCGGGGGGAGCTGAAAGAAACGATTCGGTACTCAACGGCCTGCAATGCGCGAAAGGAGAGTATGTCCTCGTCCACGACGGGGCCAGGCCCTTCGCCGATGAAGCGCTGTGCCGGCGGATTACGGCATCGGTGACAGGGAGGAAGGGTATCGTCCCCCTTCTTCCCGTTACCGACGCCCTGAAGAAAGAAGAAGCGGGAACCCTTCGGCCCTTCCCCCGGGAGGGCCTTTTTCTCACCCAGACACCCCAGGGATTCCCGAGGGAGAAGCTGGAACAGGTCCTTCGTTCCCACGGGAAAGGGGCCAGGGATGAAGGGGAGGCATGGATACGGGCAGGCCATGAACTCGGATCGGTGGAGGGGGACAGGCGAAACATGAAAATCACCTGGCCCGAAGATTTTGACCTTGGAGAGAGCCGCTTCCGGCGGACCTTCAGGACGGGGATCGGGTATGACATCCACCCCCTCGTGCCGGGAAGGCGGTTCGTCCTGGGAGGAGTGTTCTTTCCGGATTTTCCCCTCGGGTTTCAAGGGCATTCCGACGGTGATCCCCTGGTCCACGCTTTCTGTGACGCCATCCTTGGCGGAGCGGGGCTGGGTGATATTGGAACTCTGTACCCCGCGTCGGACAGGAAGTACAAAAACATTCAGAGTCTACTTTTGCTGGAGGATGCCGCCCGGAGAGTTTTGTCTGCGGGATGGTCCCTCGAATGGGCCGACTGCGTGGTGATTGCCCAGGAACCCAGGCTTTCCTCCCGTCTGCAGGAGATGGTGAAGACCATGGGGAATGCCCTGCCTTCGGGATGGAAGAACAGGGTTCACCTGAAGGCGAAATCCGGCGAAGGCGAGGGAGCGGTGGGAAACTGCTGCTCTGTGGTCTGCCACGTCGTCGCCACTCTTTCGATCCGAGAGTTGGAAAGGGATGTCCTGCCGGAAAAGGCCTGA
- a CDS encoding PIN domain-containing protein: protein MTEGFGKIVRMIFSGLVLLLGGMIGAQAAHLIFPLVPEEWFMAGKSWLPLWLPGKIFITIISVVLFAFLGLILSPVFLRLFGLMGAFFETHLKNTSWSEITAATIGMIVGLIIANLLALPFSDFPFGSYLAVILNIVLGYLGARILLKRQSDLHHVLGPIQGLKEKISMIRGQRERRDEGGMQLSAEERQWCAGRKILDTSVIIDGRILDVARTGFLEGVIVIPQFVLLELQAVADSTDPARRTRGRRGLDVVNELQQLGDLQVEIADTSLKTLRAESVDSGLVALADKLGGQILTTDYNLNKLAQIQGIRVLNVNDLANALKPMLLPGETIIIDVIREGKEPHQGVGYLDDGTMFVVEDGENFIGKRVEVVVTSMLQTSAGRMVFGRVRKEVRS from the coding sequence ATGACGGAGGGTTTTGGGAAGATTGTCAGGATGATCTTCTCCGGGCTGGTTCTTCTGCTGGGCGGCATGATCGGAGCCCAGGCGGCCCATCTCATTTTCCCCCTTGTTCCGGAAGAATGGTTCATGGCGGGGAAATCGTGGTTGCCCCTGTGGCTTCCGGGTAAAATCTTCATTACGATTATTTCAGTGGTTTTATTCGCCTTTCTCGGCTTGATCCTTTCACCCGTTTTTTTGCGGCTGTTCGGTCTTATGGGAGCATTTTTCGAAACACACCTGAAGAACACCAGCTGGTCCGAGATCACCGCAGCCACCATAGGCATGATCGTCGGCCTCATCATCGCGAATCTCTTGGCGCTCCCCTTTTCCGATTTCCCCTTCGGAAGCTATCTCGCGGTGATACTGAACATTGTTCTGGGGTATCTCGGAGCGAGGATACTGCTGAAGCGCCAGAGCGACCTGCACCATGTCCTGGGCCCCATACAGGGGCTGAAGGAGAAAATCTCCATGATCCGGGGGCAGCGGGAGAGGCGCGATGAGGGCGGGATGCAACTTTCCGCTGAAGAACGGCAGTGGTGTGCGGGCCGAAAGATCCTCGACACGAGCGTCATCATAGACGGGAGGATTCTGGACGTCGCCAGGACGGGCTTTCTCGAGGGAGTGATCGTCATTCCCCAGTTCGTTCTCCTGGAGCTTCAGGCGGTGGCGGACTCCACCGACCCGGCGAGAAGAACGAGAGGGAGGCGGGGTCTTGACGTGGTGAACGAACTCCAGCAGCTGGGCGACCTTCAGGTCGAAATAGCCGACACGTCCCTGAAGACCCTCAGGGCCGAGTCGGTGGACAGCGGCCTCGTAGCCCTCGCGGACAAGCTCGGCGGACAGATTCTCACCACGGACTACAACCTGAACAAGCTCGCCCAGATTCAGGGCATCAGGGTGCTCAACGTGAACGATCTTGCCAACGCACTGAAACCGATGCTTCTTCCAGGCGAAACCATCATCATCGATGTGATCAGGGAAGGCAAGGAACCCCACCAGGGCGTGGGATACCTGGACGACGGAACCATGTTTGTCGTCGAGGACGGAGAAAACTTTATCGGCAAGCGGGTGGAGGTGGTGGTCACATCCATGCTTCAGACCTCCGCCGGGAGGATGGTCTTCGGGCGGGTCAGGAAGGAAGTCCGGTCCTGA
- the recR gene encoding recombination mediator RecR, with translation MSLPDSFERLTVLFRKFPGVGAKTARRMAFFVLQQPVSYAEELAACLSGLKDRIFTCSRCGNITDREPCAVCSDLLRDRSTLCVVESVEDLISIEQAGVYSGLYHVLGGRVSPLDGEDLDEECLSGLERRIDEDNIREVIIATNPRIEGDLTYHAIVDRLAETDVSISRLAYGLPVGGSIEFADRTTLLASLESRVTVKRKG, from the coding sequence GTGTCACTGCCTGATTCCTTCGAAAGGCTTACTGTCCTTTTTCGTAAGTTTCCGGGTGTCGGGGCGAAAACGGCCCGGAGGATGGCTTTTTTTGTTCTCCAGCAGCCCGTTTCCTACGCCGAGGAGCTTGCGGCCTGCCTTTCAGGGCTGAAAGACCGCATATTCACCTGTTCCCGGTGCGGAAACATCACCGACAGGGAACCCTGTGCCGTCTGCAGCGACCTTCTGCGGGACAGGTCGACCCTCTGCGTGGTCGAATCTGTGGAGGATCTTATCAGCATCGAACAGGCAGGAGTTTATTCGGGACTGTACCATGTTCTGGGGGGGAGGGTCTCTCCCCTCGACGGGGAGGATCTCGACGAGGAGTGCCTCTCCGGGCTAGAACGCCGCATAGATGAAGACAACATAAGGGAGGTGATTATCGCCACGAACCCGAGGATCGAAGGAGACCTTACCTACCATGCCATTGTGGACCGGCTTGCAGAAACCGACGTCTCCATTTCGCGGCTGGCCTACGGCCTTCCCGTTGGAGGGAGCATCGAGTTTGCCGACAGGACGACCCTTCTCGCCTCCCTCGAATCCAGGGTGACGGTAAAGCGGAAAGGATAA
- a CDS encoding YbaB/EbfC family nucleoid-associated protein, translating into MNMDKIMKQAQKMQAQMAKVQEELAGEKVEGSAGGGMVTVTANGQGDVVGVRIDPEVMKGDDVEMLEDLVLAAVNEALRRSKELAAERMGRITGGLGSMGLF; encoded by the coding sequence TTGAACATGGACAAGATCATGAAACAGGCGCAGAAGATGCAGGCCCAGATGGCAAAGGTCCAGGAGGAGCTTGCGGGAGAAAAGGTGGAGGGAAGCGCCGGGGGCGGAATGGTCACCGTGACGGCGAACGGCCAGGGGGACGTGGTCGGTGTCCGTATCGACCCGGAGGTTATGAAGGGCGACGACGTGGAAATGCTCGAGGACCTGGTGCTTGCGGCGGTGAACGAAGCTCTGCGCCGCAGCAAGGAGCTTGCCGCCGAGAGAATGGGACGGATTACCGGCGGCCTGGGTTCCATGGGGCTGTTCTAG
- a CDS encoding 23S rRNA (pseudouridine(1915)-N(3))-methyltransferase RlmH: MKIIILSVGKTRDGHFAALADRYFERISPFLKAGIEVAPESKDGNAARKVEREGKEILKKIRERDYVVILDEGGEETDSFSFARWLSAKLDESGGRIVFVIGGAFGLAGEVKERADHSLSLSKMTMPHELCRVFLAEQLYRACTILRGVDYSH, from the coding sequence ATGAAAATCATTATTCTTAGTGTCGGAAAAACAAGGGACGGTCATTTTGCCGCCCTGGCTGACCGTTATTTTGAGCGGATCTCTCCTTTCCTGAAAGCAGGTATTGAAGTTGCGCCTGAGTCGAAGGACGGCAATGCCGCCCGGAAGGTCGAGCGGGAGGGAAAGGAGATTCTGAAGAAGATTCGGGAACGGGATTACGTGGTCATTCTTGACGAGGGAGGCGAGGAAACGGACAGCTTCTCTTTTGCCCGGTGGCTCTCGGCGAAGCTCGACGAGTCGGGGGGCAGGATCGTGTTCGTCATCGGTGGTGCCTTCGGCCTCGCAGGAGAAGTAAAGGAGAGGGCGGATCATTCCCTTTCCTTGTCGAAGATGACCATGCCCCACGAATTATGCCGCGTATTCCTTGCGGAGCAGCTCTACAGGGCATGTACCATTCTCAGGGGGGTGGACTACTCTCACTGA
- a CDS encoding V-type ATP synthase subunit D, translated as MNGRSSGPPTREHLLSTRRRINAVSHGKRLLERKRDALVRAVDEERRLYRETEKAFLLAAGRITFLYSLVRLFEGDGAVRYLSAGNVPLPIGVDKKSVMGCRYSFFSPSPEGKDRLSWKLPFDPAVTSLAVEDLLKALGESEDCVWRYINLKTKIGAIERELSRTTLKINTLEHVVLPSLVKEVKRIEDLLAERERQEKFVAKRVGKKKRSAPAGNR; from the coding sequence ATGAACGGCAGATCTTCCGGCCCTCCCACCAGGGAACACCTCCTGTCAACCCGGCGGCGAATCAATGCGGTAAGTCACGGCAAGAGGCTTCTCGAAAGGAAACGGGATGCCCTTGTGCGGGCCGTGGACGAAGAGCGCCGGCTCTACAGGGAGACGGAAAAAGCCTTTCTTCTCGCCGCAGGGAGGATTACCTTCCTGTATTCCCTGGTGAGGCTCTTCGAGGGCGACGGCGCCGTCCGTTACCTGTCCGCCGGAAATGTGCCCCTTCCGATAGGGGTGGACAAGAAATCCGTTATGGGATGCCGGTATTCCTTCTTTTCCCCTTCGCCGGAAGGGAAGGACCGGCTTTCCTGGAAGCTTCCCTTCGACCCCGCCGTGACTTCCCTCGCGGTTGAGGACCTCCTGAAAGCCCTTGGAGAAAGCGAAGACTGCGTCTGGAGGTACATCAACCTGAAGACGAAGATAGGGGCCATCGAACGGGAACTTTCCCGGACCACCCTGAAAATAAACACCCTTGAACACGTGGTTCTTCCCTCCCTGGTGAAAGAGGTGAAACGGATAGAGGATCTACTCGCCGAAAGGGAACGGCAGGAAAAATTCGTGGCGAAAAGGGTGGGGAAGAAGAAACGGTCGGCCCCGGCGGGAAATAGGTGA
- a CDS encoding V-type ATP synthase subunit B: MTVLYREGFRRIEGISGPLLFVRGIARPACGELVAVESGRERRTGRILQIDGDLSVIQVFEGTMGLAPGSVTVWLERDVLRIPAGDGLIGRVFDGRGNPLDGLPAGFADEFIAVGGSPINPVRRSSPDTFVETGVSALDLMNTLVRGQKLPVFSGAGLPANELAVQIVSGARIPGSEEPFLVVFAAMGITRREAQFFMNSFRESGALRNGVFFLNLAGDSTVERLLTPRVALAAAEYFAFSRGYNVLVVMTDMLAYCDALREVAAAREEVPGRRGYPGYMYSDLAELYERAGCISGAPGSVTQIPIITMPDDDITHPVVDLSGYITEGQIVLDRRIQDKGIYPPVDVLPCLSRLMNKGIGRGKTFPVHRALADQLYASYARAREVERMRLIVGDDGLTAVEKQYLGFGTAFEKTFLGQGSARRTLSESERCAWKCLETLPRSELFRLPESYVVESLGYSAASPES; this comes from the coding sequence ATGACGGTTCTGTACCGTGAAGGATTCCGGAGGATTGAAGGCATAAGCGGCCCCCTTCTTTTCGTGAGGGGGATCGCCCGGCCCGCCTGCGGCGAACTTGTCGCCGTGGAGTCGGGTAGGGAAAGACGAACGGGCCGGATTCTCCAGATCGATGGGGACCTTTCGGTCATCCAGGTGTTCGAGGGGACCATGGGGCTCGCCCCCGGGAGCGTCACGGTGTGGCTCGAACGGGACGTCCTCAGGATTCCCGCCGGAGACGGTCTGATCGGACGGGTGTTCGACGGGAGAGGGAACCCCCTCGACGGGCTGCCTGCCGGTTTCGCCGATGAATTTATTGCCGTGGGTGGCTCTCCCATCAACCCGGTGAGGAGGAGCAGCCCGGATACTTTCGTTGAAACGGGGGTTTCCGCCCTGGACCTCATGAACACCCTCGTCCGAGGGCAGAAACTGCCCGTCTTCTCCGGGGCGGGCCTGCCCGCCAACGAACTGGCCGTCCAGATCGTGAGCGGAGCCAGGATTCCCGGCTCGGAAGAACCCTTCCTCGTGGTCTTCGCCGCCATGGGCATTACCCGCAGGGAAGCCCAGTTTTTCATGAATTCTTTCCGGGAGTCGGGGGCCCTGCGGAACGGCGTCTTCTTCCTGAACCTCGCCGGTGATTCCACGGTGGAGCGGCTGCTTACGCCGAGGGTCGCCCTTGCGGCGGCGGAATACTTCGCCTTTTCCAGGGGATACAACGTCCTCGTGGTGATGACCGACATGCTTGCCTACTGCGACGCCCTGAGGGAAGTGGCCGCCGCCAGGGAAGAGGTGCCGGGGAGAAGGGGCTACCCCGGGTACATGTACTCCGACCTGGCCGAGCTGTACGAACGGGCAGGCTGCATCTCGGGAGCGCCGGGAAGCGTGACCCAGATACCCATCATCACCATGCCGGACGACGACATTACCCACCCGGTGGTGGACCTTTCGGGCTATATCACCGAGGGGCAGATCGTGCTCGACCGGAGAATCCAGGATAAGGGAATCTATCCTCCCGTCGATGTGCTTCCCTGTCTGAGCAGACTGATGAACAAGGGGATAGGAAGAGGGAAAACCTTCCCGGTGCACAGAGCCCTCGCCGACCAGCTCTACGCCTCCTACGCCAGGGCCAGGGAAGTGGAGCGGATGCGGCTGATCGTGGGTGACGACGGGCTCACTGCCGTGGAAAAACAGTATCTCGGGTTCGGCACGGCCTTTGAGAAAACGTTCCTCGGTCAGGGAAGCGCACGAAGAACCCTGTCCGAGTCTGAACGGTGCGCCTGGAAATGTCTTGAAACCCTCCCGAGAAGCGAACTTTTCAGGCTGCCTGAAAGCTACGTGGTCGAAAGCCTCGGTTATTCGGCCGCTTCCCCGGAGTCATGA
- a CDS encoding V-type ATP synthase subunit A has product MEKKRGRVVGVSGPVVTVVPERPAAMFEVARVGEEGLLGEVIRIERTCVRVQVYEDTDGIASGAPVVFEDDLLSVDLGPGLLGGVFDGIGRPLDVLGKEGIFLPRGANPGRRNTAGKYAFEPVAVPGDTLSAGDLLGTVRENPSFVHSVMVPSDQLPGKAAWIAPSGRYAPDDLIARLEDGREYTMIQKWRVRVPRPVKRRLPFEIPLLTGQRILDTLFPVPLGGAAVLPGGFGTGKTVTQQSLAKWSSADLIIYIGCGERGNEMTEVLEEFPGLVDPVSGGPLMDRTILVANTSNMPVAAREASIYLGMTMGEYFRDMGYNVAIMADSTSRWAEALREIGGRLEEMPGEEGYPAYLGSRLAQYYERAGRAEALGSPSRNGSITVVNAVSPAGGDFSEPVTQASLRMSGAFWALDKALAQQRHFPAINWSQSYTLYEGMLAPWFRENLGEEWFALREYLRDLLEREQSLLELVQLVGRDGLSEEDKWTLFMAELARVLFLQQNAFVPEDASFAPELQKLYLLQLRECDRTVRSALSRGILFDQAAALPLRSELLALRVLGREEMAARGEKWRNRLAAELEKIEVMPQ; this is encoded by the coding sequence ATGGAAAAAAAAAGAGGAAGAGTGGTGGGCGTTTCGGGGCCGGTGGTGACGGTGGTCCCGGAGAGGCCCGCCGCCATGTTTGAAGTCGCGAGGGTAGGGGAGGAAGGGCTTCTCGGTGAAGTGATCCGCATTGAACGGACCTGCGTTCGCGTACAGGTCTACGAGGATACGGACGGCATTGCCTCGGGGGCTCCCGTGGTGTTCGAGGACGACCTGCTTTCGGTTGACCTCGGACCGGGGCTCCTGGGCGGCGTTTTCGACGGCATCGGCCGTCCCCTCGACGTTCTGGGGAAGGAAGGCATCTTCCTTCCCAGGGGCGCGAATCCCGGCCGGAGAAACACGGCCGGGAAATATGCCTTTGAACCGGTGGCGGTGCCGGGCGACACTCTCTCGGCAGGGGATCTCCTCGGCACCGTCCGGGAGAATCCATCCTTTGTTCATTCCGTGATGGTCCCTTCGGACCAGCTCCCGGGAAAGGCCGCCTGGATCGCCCCTTCGGGCCGGTATGCTCCGGACGATCTGATTGCGCGGCTCGAGGACGGAAGAGAGTACACCATGATCCAGAAATGGCGGGTCAGGGTACCCCGGCCGGTGAAACGGCGCCTTCCTTTCGAAATTCCCCTGCTGACGGGGCAGCGGATTCTCGACACCCTTTTCCCCGTCCCCCTGGGCGGAGCGGCGGTGCTTCCCGGAGGATTCGGCACGGGCAAGACGGTAACCCAGCAGTCCCTGGCGAAGTGGAGTTCCGCCGACCTTATCATTTATATCGGGTGCGGCGAGAGGGGGAACGAGATGACGGAGGTCCTGGAGGAATTCCCGGGACTGGTGGACCCCGTGAGCGGCGGTCCTCTCATGGACAGGACGATCCTCGTGGCCAACACCTCCAACATGCCCGTGGCGGCCAGGGAGGCGAGCATCTACCTCGGAATGACCATGGGAGAATATTTCCGTGACATGGGCTATAACGTGGCTATCATGGCCGATTCAACGTCCCGGTGGGCGGAGGCCCTCAGGGAGATCGGGGGCAGGCTTGAAGAGATGCCCGGCGAAGAGGGATACCCCGCCTACCTCGGGTCTCGGCTCGCCCAGTATTACGAACGGGCGGGGAGGGCGGAAGCCCTGGGGTCCCCGTCAAGAAACGGCTCCATCACGGTGGTGAACGCCGTTTCTCCCGCCGGGGGGGATTTCTCGGAACCGGTGACCCAGGCGAGCCTCCGCATGTCCGGGGCCTTCTGGGCCCTGGACAAAGCGCTGGCCCAGCAGCGTCATTTCCCGGCGATCAACTGGAGCCAGAGCTATACCCTCTACGAGGGGATGCTCGCCCCGTGGTTCCGGGAGAACCTCGGGGAGGAATGGTTCGCCCTCCGGGAGTACCTCAGGGATTTGCTGGAACGGGAACAGTCCCTCCTGGAACTGGTGCAGCTGGTGGGCAGGGACGGGCTCTCCGAAGAAGACAAGTGGACTCTGTTCATGGCCGAACTGGCCAGGGTGCTTTTTTTGCAGCAGAATGCCTTCGTTCCTGAAGACGCCTCATTCGCCCCGGAACTCCAGAAATTGTACCTCCTTCAGTTGAGGGAATGCGACAGGACCGTCCGGTCGGCCCTGTCGCGGGGAATCCTCTTCGACCAGGCAGCCGCGCTGCCCCTCAGGTCGGAACTCCTGGCGCTGAGGGTCCTAGGAAGGGAAGAAATGGCCGCACGGGGAGAGAAGTGGAGGAACCGCCTGGCGGCGGAGCTCGAAAAGATCGAGGTGATGCCCCAATGA